Proteins from a genomic interval of Medicago truncatula cultivar Jemalong A17 chromosome 3, MtrunA17r5.0-ANR, whole genome shotgun sequence:
- the LOC11414782 gene encoding WPP domain-interacting tail-anchored protein 1 isoform X1, with product MTTGNSEIVKEGSKPVKVNAAEMKLQTIEQQRNILTMLEKSLAKERDLEKNLYHSREIQEKLKQSMSSLEHELVQAEEETIDVWERLFEADNAHEILMGISKSLLSRLQISHFNLNGLSRRESELQAKLETFVEQLNTRDIILNKIESSTGELNVSLIGQTNGSEASSKDAEDTQIPSDPEVFALRGKVSLLEKQLKDSEIHLRNVKSSSNEYQNMYDASCAEVSNTKTHIAELKETVLDAESRADIAEAKCKLLTETNSKLNEELNLLKGDGGIMKLHLLERQLKEIYLQLQNSESSVEANKEKQSMLYSTIRDMENVINDHKSKVSKAESRAESAEENCIILSECNDELNEELKFLRIGFKNMEESLVREKEEKMTTAKDIGMRAKLFKELVKQLVIERERLKDQLSSLASENKILAVKLKQIYKEA from the exons ATGACAACAGGTAATAGTGAAATCGTTAAAGAGGGTAGTAAACCTGTGAAAGTTAATGCTGCAGAGATGAAGCTGCAGACAATTGAGCAACAACGAAATATTTTGACAATGCTAGAGAAATCTTTGGCAAAAGAAAGGGATCTTGAGAAGAATTTATATCATTCTAGAGAAATTCAGGAAAAGCTGAAACAAAGTATGTCCTCCTTAGAGCACGAGCTAGTTCAAGCGGAGGAAGAAACTATTGATGTTTGGGAAAGATTGTTTGAGGCTGACAATGCACATGAGATTCTGATGGGAATTTCAAAAAGTCTGTTGAGTAGACTCCAGATTTCTCATTTCAATTTGAATGGTTTAAGTCGGCGTGAATCCGAGCTTCAAGCTAAGCTCGAAACTTTTGTAGAACAATTAAATACCAGGGATATTATTTTGAACAAGATTGAAAGCAGCACCGGTGAATTAAATGTCTCTCTTATAGGTCAGACAAATGGTTCAGAAGCTAGTTCAAAAGACGCTGAAGATACACAAATCCCTTCTGATCCTGAGGTCTTCGCTCTAAGAGGTAAGGTGTCTTTACTTGAGAAGCAGCTAAAAGATTCTGAAATTCATCTACGGAATGTGAAGTCCTCTTCGAATGAATATCAAAATATGTATGATGCCTCATGTGCTGAAGTAAGTAATACGAAAACTCATATTGCTGAACTAAAAGAAACTGTACTTGATGCCGAGAGTAGGGCTGATATTGCAGAAGCTAAATGTAAGTTATTGACAGAGACTAATTCAAAACTCAATGAAGAGTTGAATCTTTTGAAAGGTGATGGAGGCATTATGAAATTGCATTTGCTTGAGAGGCAGCTAAAAGAAATTTATCTACAATTGCAGAATTCAGAATCATCTGTTGAGGCTAATAAGGAGAAACAAAGTATGTTATATTCCACAATAAGAGATATGGAAAATGTGATAAATGATCATAAGTCAAAGGTTTCTAAAGCTGAAAGTCGGGCTGAAAGTGCAGAGGAAAATTGTATCATATTGTCTGAATGCAATGATGAATTGAATGAGGAATTAAAGTTCTTGAGGATTGGATTCAAAAATATGGAGGAATCCTTGGTCcgagagaaggaagaaaaaatgacGACTGCAAAGGACATAGGAATGCGGGCAAAACTTTTTAAAGAGTTAGTAAAACAACTGGTTATTGAGAGAGAGCGTCTTAAAGATCAG TTGTCTTCCCTGGCAAGTGAGAACAAAATTTTGGCAGTGAagctaaaacaaatatataaggAGGCTTAA
- the LOC11414782 gene encoding WPP domain-interacting tail-anchored protein 1 isoform X2, translating into MKLQTIEQQRNILTMLEKSLAKERDLEKNLYHSREIQEKLKQSMSSLEHELVQAEEETIDVWERLFEADNAHEILMGISKSLLSRLQISHFNLNGLSRRESELQAKLETFVEQLNTRDIILNKIESSTGELNVSLIGQTNGSEASSKDAEDTQIPSDPEVFALRGKVSLLEKQLKDSEIHLRNVKSSSNEYQNMYDASCAEVSNTKTHIAELKETVLDAESRADIAEAKCKLLTETNSKLNEELNLLKGDGGIMKLHLLERQLKEIYLQLQNSESSVEANKEKQSMLYSTIRDMENVINDHKSKVSKAESRAESAEENCIILSECNDELNEELKFLRIGFKNMEESLVREKEEKMTTAKDIGMRAKLFKELVKQLVIERERLKDQLSSLASENKILAVKLKQIYKEA; encoded by the exons ATGAAGCTGCAGACAATTGAGCAACAACGAAATATTTTGACAATGCTAGAGAAATCTTTGGCAAAAGAAAGGGATCTTGAGAAGAATTTATATCATTCTAGAGAAATTCAGGAAAAGCTGAAACAAAGTATGTCCTCCTTAGAGCACGAGCTAGTTCAAGCGGAGGAAGAAACTATTGATGTTTGGGAAAGATTGTTTGAGGCTGACAATGCACATGAGATTCTGATGGGAATTTCAAAAAGTCTGTTGAGTAGACTCCAGATTTCTCATTTCAATTTGAATGGTTTAAGTCGGCGTGAATCCGAGCTTCAAGCTAAGCTCGAAACTTTTGTAGAACAATTAAATACCAGGGATATTATTTTGAACAAGATTGAAAGCAGCACCGGTGAATTAAATGTCTCTCTTATAGGTCAGACAAATGGTTCAGAAGCTAGTTCAAAAGACGCTGAAGATACACAAATCCCTTCTGATCCTGAGGTCTTCGCTCTAAGAGGTAAGGTGTCTTTACTTGAGAAGCAGCTAAAAGATTCTGAAATTCATCTACGGAATGTGAAGTCCTCTTCGAATGAATATCAAAATATGTATGATGCCTCATGTGCTGAAGTAAGTAATACGAAAACTCATATTGCTGAACTAAAAGAAACTGTACTTGATGCCGAGAGTAGGGCTGATATTGCAGAAGCTAAATGTAAGTTATTGACAGAGACTAATTCAAAACTCAATGAAGAGTTGAATCTTTTGAAAGGTGATGGAGGCATTATGAAATTGCATTTGCTTGAGAGGCAGCTAAAAGAAATTTATCTACAATTGCAGAATTCAGAATCATCTGTTGAGGCTAATAAGGAGAAACAAAGTATGTTATATTCCACAATAAGAGATATGGAAAATGTGATAAATGATCATAAGTCAAAGGTTTCTAAAGCTGAAAGTCGGGCTGAAAGTGCAGAGGAAAATTGTATCATATTGTCTGAATGCAATGATGAATTGAATGAGGAATTAAAGTTCTTGAGGATTGGATTCAAAAATATGGAGGAATCCTTGGTCcgagagaaggaagaaaaaatgacGACTGCAAAGGACATAGGAATGCGGGCAAAACTTTTTAAAGAGTTAGTAAAACAACTGGTTATTGAGAGAGAGCGTCTTAAAGATCAG TTGTCTTCCCTGGCAAGTGAGAACAAAATTTTGGCAGTGAagctaaaacaaatatataaggAGGCTTAA